In one window of Synechococcus sp. M16CYN DNA:
- a CDS encoding DUF3288 family protein: MSEDTSQVHPLYTTDRNEVDALLRHQDDPGPEQLTTAGRLSIRYSDFPGAVDIKQDLRKVMAAWGLKRADLNAKCREIWSSGWRPGQQIDSDVGSGADVDDREI, encoded by the coding sequence ATGAGCGAAGACACGTCACAAGTCCATCCTCTGTACACCACGGATCGTAATGAAGTTGATGCTTTACTTAGGCACCAGGATGATCCAGGGCCAGAACAATTGACAACAGCTGGGCGACTATCTATTCGTTACAGCGATTTCCCCGGCGCTGTAGATATCAAACAGGACCTCCGAAAGGTCATGGCAGCCTGGGGATTAAAGCGCGCTGATCTAAATGCGAAATGTCGAGAGATTTGGTCAAGTGGTTGGCGACCTGGTCAACAGATTGATTCTGATGTTGGTTCTGGAGCCGATGTTGATGATCGTGAGATTTAA